In a genomic window of Methanosarcina horonobensis HB-1 = JCM 15518:
- a CDS encoding ATP-dependent DNA helicase, whose translation MKIESLDLPDEIKRFYENSGILELYPPQAEAVEKGLLEGKNLLAAIPTASGKTLLAELAMLKSILAGGKALYIVPLRALASEKFRRFQEFSELGIRVGISTGDYDRRDEGLGINDIIVATSEKTDSLLRNETAWMQEISVVVADEVHLIDSPDRGPTLEVTLAKLRRMNPSCQILALSATVGNADELAAWLDAGLVLSEWRPTDLMEGVFFNGTFYCKDKEKPVYKPTKDEAINLVLDTIKEGGQCLVFESSRKNCMGFAKKAASAVKKTLSAEDREALAGIANEIMENSETDVSSVLEACVLSGTAFHHAGLTTPLRELVESGFREGRIKLISSTPTLAAGLNLPARRVVIRSYRRYSSDAGMQPIPVLEYKQMAGRAGRPRLDPYGEAVLLAKSYEEFVFLFEKYIEAGAEDIWSKLGTENALRTHVLSTISNGFARTREELMDFLEATFFAFQYSNFGLSVVVDECLNFLRQEEMLEKDSDALVSTVFGKLVSKLYIDPLSAALIAKGLREAGTFTELTLLHLICSTPDMRLMYMRSQDYQDINDYVMAHADEFSKVPNPFNIAEYEWFLSEVKTSLLLMDWIHEKPENEICLKFGIGEGDIHATADIAEWIMHVTAQLARLLDLKGAKEAAELEKRIRYGAAPELMDLLDIRSVGRVRARKLYEAGFKSTADLARASPEQVATLVGPKIAEKVFKQIGRKETVPESSDIESLEKGFPERQRTISDY comes from the coding sequence ATGAAGATAGAAAGTCTCGACCTGCCTGATGAAATAAAGCGCTTTTACGAAAATTCCGGGATTCTTGAACTTTATCCTCCACAGGCGGAAGCTGTTGAAAAGGGCTTACTTGAAGGGAAAAACCTGCTTGCTGCAATCCCTACGGCTTCCGGAAAGACTCTGCTTGCAGAGCTTGCGATGTTGAAGTCCATACTTGCAGGAGGAAAGGCACTCTATATTGTGCCCCTGAGAGCTCTGGCTTCCGAAAAGTTCAGGCGGTTCCAGGAGTTTTCCGAACTGGGCATCAGGGTCGGGATCTCAACTGGAGATTACGACAGAAGGGATGAAGGACTCGGCATAAATGATATTATTGTTGCCACTTCGGAAAAAACCGATTCTCTACTCAGGAACGAGACTGCCTGGATGCAGGAGATCTCGGTTGTCGTGGCAGATGAAGTCCACCTTATCGATTCTCCGGACAGGGGACCCACGCTTGAAGTCACTCTTGCAAAGCTCAGGAGAATGAACCCTTCCTGTCAGATCCTTGCACTTTCGGCAACGGTAGGGAACGCCGATGAGCTTGCAGCCTGGCTCGATGCCGGGCTTGTGTTAAGCGAATGGAGACCTACCGACCTTATGGAAGGGGTATTTTTTAACGGAACTTTTTACTGCAAGGACAAAGAGAAACCTGTTTATAAGCCCACAAAAGACGAGGCCATAAACCTTGTGCTTGATACAATTAAGGAAGGCGGGCAGTGCCTTGTTTTCGAAAGCAGCAGGAAAAACTGCATGGGCTTTGCAAAAAAAGCCGCATCTGCAGTAAAAAAGACTCTTTCTGCAGAAGATAGGGAAGCTCTGGCAGGTATTGCAAATGAGATCATGGAAAATAGTGAAACCGATGTCTCATCAGTTCTTGAAGCCTGCGTCCTTTCAGGGACTGCCTTTCATCACGCAGGCCTTACCACGCCTCTGAGGGAACTTGTAGAATCTGGCTTCCGGGAAGGGAGGATAAAGCTCATCTCAAGTACCCCTACTCTTGCAGCAGGGCTGAACCTGCCTGCCAGGCGTGTGGTCATAAGGAGCTATCGGCGTTATTCTTCTGATGCGGGCATGCAGCCTATTCCGGTACTTGAGTACAAGCAGATGGCAGGAAGAGCAGGAAGGCCAAGGCTTGACCCTTACGGAGAAGCTGTCCTGCTTGCTAAGTCTTACGAGGAATTCGTTTTCCTTTTCGAGAAGTACATTGAAGCCGGAGCCGAAGATATCTGGTCCAAGCTCGGTACGGAAAATGCACTCAGGACGCATGTGCTTTCAACAATCTCGAACGGGTTTGCCCGGACAAGAGAAGAGCTCATGGATTTTCTTGAGGCAACCTTTTTCGCGTTTCAGTACTCAAATTTCGGGCTCTCGGTGGTTGTGGACGAATGCCTGAACTTCTTGCGGCAGGAAGAGATGCTTGAAAAAGATTCAGATGCCCTTGTTTCCACGGTTTTCGGAAAACTTGTATCAAAGCTCTATATTGATCCTCTCTCCGCAGCCCTTATTGCAAAGGGCTTAAGGGAAGCCGGAACCTTTACCGAGCTTACCCTGCTGCACCTGATTTGCAGTACGCCTGATATGCGCCTTATGTATATGCGGAGCCAGGACTACCAGGATATTAACGATTACGTAATGGCCCACGCAGACGAGTTCTCAAAGGTTCCAAACCCCTTCAACATCGCCGAATACGAGTGGTTCCTGAGTGAGGTAAAAACTTCTCTCCTTCTGATGGACTGGATCCATGAAAAACCTGAAAACGAGATCTGCTTAAAGTTCGGCATAGGGGAAGGAGACATTCATGCAACTGCAGATATTGCAGAATGGATTATGCACGTGACAGCCCAGCTTGCAAGGCTCCTTGACCTGAAAGGGGCAAAAGAAGCTGCAGAGCTTGAAAAACGGATCCGGTACGGAGCAGCCCCTGAACTTATGGACCTTCTCGATATCAGAAGCGTGGGACGTGTAAGAGCAAGGAAGCTTTATGAGGCAGGCTTTAAATCCACAGCAGACCTTGCAAGGGCTTCTCCTGAACAGGTAGCTACGCTTGTAGGACCAAAGATTGCTGAAAAGGTCTTCAAGCAGATCGGAAGAAAAGAAACAGTGCCTGAAAGCTCTGATATTGAGTCCCTGGAAAAAGGTTTTCCCGAAAGACAGAGGACAATAAGTGATTATTGA
- a CDS encoding ribosome biogenesis/translation initiation ATPase RLI — translation MRIAILNKDRCQPRRCSKECEKYCPRVRTGDETIVFEADGKPVISEELCVGCGICINKCPFDAIMIIGLPEALQEPTHRYGPNGFALFGLPVPRTGKVTGILGPNGIGKSTSVQILSGTLVPNFGQGKGDWDTVLEHYAGTALHDYFKAVVDGKVKVSQKPQYVDLIPKAFKGKTSELLEKTDERGVLDELIDYLDLRSVVERKITELSGGELQRVAIAACAARDAQFYFFDEISPYLDIYQRINAARLIQEISKDRAVLVVEHDLALLDMLTDVIHIAYGEPAGFGVVTLPKSVRVGINQYLKGYLPEENIRIRPESIKFEIHPPREDAQFKSMISFNGFSKKFGEGFSLKATGGNLREGEVLGIVGPNGIGKSTFVKVLAGEIKPDEGDPGIEVKISYKPQYIKADTPVSVQDFLRGISKQFGTSYYEVEISNPLQLEKIYDSLLTDLSGGELQRVAIAACLSQEADLYILDEPSAHLDVEQRSMVTKVINRFAENNQKTAMVVDHDIYMIDMLSQRLLVFEGKPSIYGEAHGPFSMESGMNRFLKNLGITFRRDEETRRPRVNNLGSRLDREQKESGNYYYLAKD, via the coding sequence ATGAGAATAGCTATACTTAACAAAGACAGGTGCCAGCCCAGAAGGTGCAGCAAAGAGTGTGAAAAATACTGTCCCAGAGTCAGGACAGGAGATGAGACCATTGTTTTTGAGGCAGACGGAAAGCCGGTCATTTCAGAAGAACTCTGTGTGGGCTGCGGGATATGCATTAATAAATGTCCTTTCGATGCTATCATGATTATCGGGCTTCCTGAAGCCCTGCAGGAACCAACACACAGGTACGGGCCAAATGGCTTTGCCCTTTTCGGGCTTCCTGTACCGAGGACAGGGAAAGTAACCGGCATTCTGGGGCCAAATGGTATAGGGAAAAGTACCTCAGTCCAGATCCTCTCAGGAACCCTGGTCCCAAATTTCGGGCAGGGGAAGGGAGACTGGGATACGGTACTGGAACATTACGCCGGCACGGCACTTCATGACTATTTCAAAGCCGTTGTGGACGGAAAGGTAAAGGTTTCTCAGAAGCCTCAGTATGTTGACCTTATCCCCAAAGCTTTCAAAGGCAAGACCTCGGAACTGCTTGAGAAAACCGATGAAAGAGGGGTCCTGGATGAGCTTATCGACTACCTTGACCTGAGAAGTGTTGTCGAGAGAAAGATCACGGAACTGAGCGGTGGGGAATTGCAGAGAGTTGCAATTGCTGCCTGTGCGGCAAGGGATGCCCAGTTCTATTTCTTTGATGAAATAAGCCCTTACCTTGATATCTACCAGAGGATTAATGCAGCCCGCCTTATCCAGGAAATTTCAAAGGACAGGGCAGTGCTTGTGGTCGAGCATGACCTTGCACTTCTTGACATGCTTACAGATGTAATTCACATAGCTTATGGTGAACCTGCAGGTTTTGGTGTGGTTACTCTTCCGAAAAGTGTGCGTGTCGGGATCAATCAGTACCTGAAAGGCTACCTCCCTGAGGAAAACATCAGGATCCGTCCCGAATCCATCAAGTTTGAGATCCATCCTCCAAGGGAAGACGCCCAGTTTAAGTCCATGATCTCTTTTAACGGCTTTTCAAAGAAATTTGGGGAAGGTTTCTCACTCAAAGCCACAGGAGGAAACCTGCGCGAAGGAGAGGTTCTCGGGATAGTCGGTCCTAATGGGATAGGAAAATCGACTTTCGTAAAAGTCCTTGCAGGAGAAATAAAGCCGGACGAGGGAGACCCCGGAATCGAGGTCAAAATATCCTACAAGCCCCAGTACATAAAAGCCGATACTCCTGTGAGTGTCCAGGACTTCTTGAGGGGTATTTCAAAGCAGTTCGGGACAAGCTACTATGAGGTTGAGATCTCAAACCCTCTCCAGCTTGAGAAAATCTATGACAGCCTTCTTACTGACCTCAGTGGTGGAGAACTGCAGAGGGTCGCAATTGCTGCCTGCCTTTCCCAGGAAGCCGACCTCTATATCCTTGACGAGCCAAGTGCCCACCTGGACGTTGAGCAGCGTTCCATGGTCACCAAGGTCATCAACCGTTTTGCCGAAAATAACCAGAAAACCGCTATGGTGGTTGATCATGATATTTACATGATAGATATGCTCAGCCAGCGACTCCTTGTTTTTGAAGGCAAGCCCTCAATATACGGTGAAGCCCACGGGCCTTTCAGTATGGAAAGCGGCATGAACAGGTTCCTGAAAAACCTCGGTATTACTTTCCGCAGGGATGAAGAGACAAGGCGCCCCCGCGTAAACAACCTTGGCTCAAGACTTGATCGGGAGCAGAAGGAAAGCGGAAACTATTATTACTTAGCTAAGGACTGA
- a CDS encoding EMC6-like membrane protein, with product MSKQSPKSKSRKEPAKVTETSVETTASNVEVPEKKSFTKQKTPEEKQKAHREGIIKTIVASILGILAGFIVFSQYGTGEDRIWYAILMIVIGITYYAQKLIYIPLKIDTKEFKFKDWFYVEFIVVDFFLVTWTLLLN from the coding sequence TTGAGTAAACAGTCCCCAAAGTCAAAGTCCAGAAAGGAACCCGCAAAAGTCACAGAAACTTCCGTAGAAACTACTGCATCAAACGTTGAGGTTCCCGAAAAAAAGAGCTTTACCAAGCAAAAGACCCCCGAAGAGAAGCAGAAAGCTCACAGGGAAGGTATTATAAAAACAATTGTTGCTTCAATACTCGGAATACTTGCCGGGTTTATAGTGTTCAGCCAGTACGGGACAGGAGAAGACCGGATCTGGTACGCCATACTCATGATCGTTATCGGAATCACGTATTATGCTCAGAAGCTTATTTATATCCCGCTTAAAATAGATACCAAAGAATTCAAGTTTAAAGACTGGTTTTATGTCGAGTTTATAGTTGTGGACTTTTTCCTTGTGACTTGGACTCTGCTCCTGAATTAA